The following nucleotide sequence is from Alteromonas sp. V450.
CATAGAGGGGATGACTGAAAAAAGCCTACTCGATAGAGGAAAGAAGTCTGTCTTATTGAACTTAAAAACAGACGAAGGCAAAGCGTGTGTTCGCGAACTAATTAAAACCGCTGATGTACTTATTGAAGGGTTGCGGCCTGGTGCTATGGAAAAACTTGGCCTTGGACCCGTCGATCTTCATGAAATTAATCCTGCGTTAGTTTACGGAAGAGTGACCGGCTGGGGACAAAGCGGGCCTCGTGCCCAGCAAGCGGGCCATGATTTAAACTACATTGCATTGTCTGGAGCGCTTTGGTATGCCTCGCCCCCCAAGCAAGCCCCGTTCACACCGCCCACTCTAGTAGGAGACATTGCAGGCGGGGCGCTTTATCTTGTTGCAGGAGTGCTATCAACTCTTTACAGAGTAGGAAAATCAGGCAAAGGCGCTGTTGTTGATGCTGCTATCGTAGACGGCTCAGCCCATATGATGAACCTAATTATGTACATGAAAGGCCTTGGCGTATTCTCTGATACACGCGGGCACAGTATGTTAGATGGCCCACATTGGAGCCGCTGTTACCAGTGCGCTGATGGTCAATGGATGTCTGTTCAATGCCTTGAGCCACAATTTTACAGGACTTTTTTAATGAAATTAGGGTTGGAACAAGACCCTGAATTCTGTAAGCAAAAAGATCCTACACTTTGGAAAAAGCTGGGCGAAAAGCTGGAAATATTATTTGCTGAACACGCTCAACAGCATTGGATACAGCTCTTTGAAAATAGTGACGCTTGCGTTTCTCCCGTGCTTAGCCCTGAACATTCGCAGCAAGACCCACATATGAAAGCAAGAAACATATGGTCTGCCTCTGAAGGTTTTATGCAGGCAGCGCCCGCACCACGATTTGGCGGTAGCCCTAGCGCTCATAAGCAAAACGCGCGAATACCAAGGCGAGGTCAGCATACCGATGAAATATTGAAGGGATTAGAAAAGTAAGAGACACGAGGCTGCAACCTACAGTAGATAGGTTGATTACGTAATTAAGCGGGTCAGTGGGCTTTAAGTAAAGCTCATAACAGACCCGATTAGACTTATATTGGCCATTTCATGTTTGAATATCATTATTTTCTGACCATATTCTTAGCTTTTCTAAAATATGTAGTGCCGTTCTGCCAAACTCAGTGAGCTCGTAAGTAACAGCGATCGGCCTTTCGCTAACTACTTTTCGCAAAACGATTCCTTCGTTTTCCAGTTCTTTAAGCCTTTGATCGACAATTTTTTTACTGGCACCGCCAAGCATCCTTGCAAGATCATTAAATCTAACAGGCTCATCTTTGAGGTGATAGATAATTGAAGCTTTCCATTTTCCACCAATCAAACGCATTCCACTTTCGATAGCGCAAGGCTCATCAATTATGCTGTTAATTTTTTCTCTTTTTACCATTTGTTTTTACTAA
It contains:
- a CDS encoding CaiB/BaiF CoA-transferase family protein, yielding MLDGLKVIEIEGIGPGPFAAMMLADLGANVTVVHREDVPIEGMTEKSLLDRGKKSVLLNLKTDEGKACVRELIKTADVLIEGLRPGAMEKLGLGPVDLHEINPALVYGRVTGWGQSGPRAQQAGHDLNYIALSGALWYASPPKQAPFTPPTLVGDIAGGALYLVAGVLSTLYRVGKSGKGAVVDAAIVDGSAHMMNLIMYMKGLGVFSDTRGHSMLDGPHWSRCYQCADGQWMSVQCLEPQFYRTFLMKLGLEQDPEFCKQKDPTLWKKLGEKLEILFAEHAQQHWIQLFENSDACVSPVLSPEHSQQDPHMKARNIWSASEGFMQAAPAPRFGGSPSAHKQNARIPRRGQHTDEILKGLEK